A single genomic interval of Streptomyces sp. 1222.5 harbors:
- a CDS encoding diacylglycerol kinase: protein MATFATSDQLLVIIDPAARQADGESVRIAKDVLSAGATAKVCLPEGPEEFARALGRRGARRPVVVGDDRALVRAVTLLHRRRELAGCALAMVPVGDTTLAESLGVPGGTVAAARAVLDGSERRLDLLVDDSDGVVLGALGIPPTPVRGAAAEPMAVPVGRPWLRTTYRSLVRTLAPRPTRLSAVPSPGPARLRVEVDGETVVDLDQPVEAVSVTPRTGGVASVEVRPLSLGAAAPPLLASGRTVTVVGADFRYRADAAVSGPVRRRTWTVREAAWSLTLPAGR, encoded by the coding sequence GTGGCGACCTTCGCGACGTCCGATCAGCTGCTGGTGATCATCGATCCGGCGGCACGGCAGGCGGACGGGGAGTCCGTACGGATCGCGAAAGACGTGCTCAGCGCGGGTGCGACGGCCAAGGTGTGCCTGCCGGAGGGGCCCGAGGAATTCGCCCGCGCACTCGGCCGCAGGGGGGCCCGGCGGCCGGTCGTGGTGGGCGACGACCGCGCCCTGGTGCGTGCGGTGACCCTGTTGCACCGCCGGCGGGAGCTGGCCGGATGCGCGCTGGCGATGGTCCCGGTGGGTGACACCACCCTCGCGGAGTCCCTCGGGGTGCCCGGCGGGACCGTGGCGGCGGCGCGGGCCGTGCTGGACGGGTCCGAGCGGCGCCTGGACCTGCTGGTCGACGACAGCGACGGGGTGGTGCTGGGCGCGCTGGGCATTCCGCCCACGCCGGTGCGGGGGGCCGCCGCCGAGCCGATGGCCGTCCCCGTGGGCCGCCCCTGGCTGCGGACGACGTACCGCTCCCTGGTCCGCACCCTGGCCCCCCGCCCCACCCGGCTGTCGGCCGTGCCCTCGCCCGGGCCGGCCCGGCTGCGGGTCGAGGTCGACGGTGAGACGGTCGTGGACCTGGACCAGCCGGTCGAGGCGGTGTCGGTGACGCCGCGCACGGGCGGGGTGGCCTCGGTGGAGGTACGCCCCCTGTCGCTGGGCGCGGCGGCGCCCCCCCTACTGGCCTCCGGGCGCACGGTGACGGTCGTGGGCGCCGACTTCCGCTACCGGGCGGACGCGGCGGTCTCCGGCCCCGTACGACGCCGGACCTGGACCGTACGGGAGGCCGCCTGGTCGCTCACCCTGCCCGCCGGCCGCTGA